A single region of the Chelmon rostratus isolate fCheRos1 chromosome 5, fCheRos1.pri, whole genome shotgun sequence genome encodes:
- the LOC121606950 gene encoding long-chain-fatty-acid--CoA ligase ACSBG2-like, whose translation MSLQEDSIKSNGVAVMEGYSESIPTQKEQTPSDSTILKTHSHLNGGAATAELSAASASENQETYSSVDTESPAKPARSPELDEATEGLTAEEPKAVPLLMSNVAATLAPADQLWSTSRDKAVKLRMEGSGPASETPVTIHQMFQETVEKYGNNPALVSKNESQWVTLTWRQYYEQCRASAKSFLKLGLERYHGVGILGFNSPEWFISDIGCILAGGLATGIYTTNSAEACHYVAASCEANILVVENQKQLDKILQVKDQLPHLKAIVQYKGELQQKAPFLYTWAEFMKLGEDVPDQQLNAMIDSLRANECCSLIYTSGTTGNPKGVMLSHDNLIWTSRTALSAAKIKQGDEVVVSYLPLSHVAAQMFDMWMSITYGLTTYFAEPDALKGSLVNTLKEARPTCFLGVPRVWEKMQESMKAVGAKASPMRKRVADWAKSIGLQYNYSVMNGENLVPWGFMLANNLVFKKVRAALGLDRCRVCFTGAAPITKDTVEYFMSLNMPLMELYGMSESSGPHTISHNEEFRISSCGKVMSGCKTKLDNPDKDGNGEICFWGRHVFMGYLNSPEKTAEAIDQDGWLHSGDLGKHDQHNFLYITGRIKELIITAGGENIPPVPIEDALKSEVPILSNAMLLGDKLKFLSMLLTLKCVVDDNGDPTDELSPEALDFCQQNGITATKVSEIIANKEPAIYKAIQEGVERVNARATSNAQRVQKWVILERDFSIGGGELGPTLKLRRPIVVKMYQEKINDIYAVAKQ comes from the exons ATGAGCCTCCAAGAAGATTCGATTAAAAGCAACGGTGTTGCCGTCATGGAAGGTTATAGTGAGAG CATCCCCACACAAAAGGAACAGACTCCGTCGGACTCCACAATCTTAAAGACCCACTCCCACCTCAACGGAGGAGCCGCCACAGCAGAGCTCAGTGCAGCATCAGCTTCAGAGAACCAGGAGACTTATTCTTCCGTTGACACCGAGTCACCGGCCAAACCTGCCAGATCTCCAGAGCTGGACGAAGCTACGGAGGGACTTACAGCAG AAGAGCCCAAGGCCGTCCCCCTGTTGATGTCGAACGTGGCAGCAACTCTGGCCCCAGCTGACCAGCTATGGAGCACCAGCAGAGACAAGGCAGTCAAGCTGAGGATGGAGGGCTCCGGGCCGGCCTCAGAAACGCCAGTCACCATCCATCAGATGTTCCAGGAGACGGTGGAGAAGTACGGGAATAATCCAGCCTTGGTTTCCAAAAACGAGAGCCAGTGGGTCACTCTGACATGGAGGCAATACTACGAGCAGTGCCGGGCATCTGCGAAAAGCTTCctcaag CTGGGGCTGGAGCGTTACCATGGCGTGGGGATTCTGGGATTCAACTCCCCCGAGTGGTTCATCTCAGACATCGGCTGCATCCTCGCCGG GGGTCTGGCGACCGGGATTTACACTACCAACTCGGCCGAAGCCTGTCATTATGTGGCAGCCAGCTGCGAGGCCAACATCCTGGTGGTGGAGAACCAGAAACAGCTTGACAAAATCCTGCAG gTTAAAGATCAGCTCCCTCATCTGAAAGCCATTGTCCAGTATAAAGgcgagctgcagcagaaagcacCATTCCTGTACACA tGGGCAGAGTTCATGAAGCTGGGAGAGGACGTGCCCGACCAGCAGCTGAATGCCATGATTGACAGTCTTCGGGCCAATGAGTGCTGTTCGCTCATCTATACCTCTGGAACCACTGGCAACCCTAAAGGAGTCATGTTGAGCCATGACAAT CTGATCTGGACGTCCCGTACGGCACTCTCCGCAGCAAAAATTAAACAAGGCGACGAGGTGGTGGTCAGCTACCTGCCGCTCAGCCATGTGGCAGCCCAGATGTTTGACATGTGGATGAGTATTACTTATGGCTTGACCACCTACTTTGCAGAGCCAGACGCCCTCAAG GGCTCCTTAGTAAACACACTGAAGGAGGCTCGTCCAACTTGTTTCCTGGGCGTGCCTCGAGTGTGGGAGAAGATGCAGGAGAGCATGAAAGCCGTCGGTGCCAAGGCATCCCCGATGAGGAAGAGGGTGGCGGACTGGGCCAAGTCCATAGGCCTGCAGTACAATTACAGTGTCATGAACGG GGAGAATCTGGTGCCGTGGGGCTTCATGCTGGCTAATAATCTGGTCTTTAAGAAGGTGCGTGCTGCACTGGGCTTAGACCGCTGCAGGGTCTGCTTCACAGGTGCTGCCCCCATCACCAAAGACACTGTAGAGTACTTCATGAGCCTGAACATGCCTTTGATGGAGCTGTACGGCATGAGTGAAAGCTCCGGCCCTCACACCATCTCGCATAACGAAGAATTCCGCATCTCAAG CTGTGGAAAAGTGATGTCAGGCTGCAAGACGAAGCTGGACAACCCAGATAAGGACGGGAATGGAGAGATATGCTTCTGGGGTCGACACGTCTTTATGGGCTACCTGAACTCGCctgaaaaaacagcagaggctATTGACCAGGACGGTTGGCTGCACTCTGGAGATCTGGGAAAACACGACCAGCACAACTTCCTGTACATCACAGGAAGGATCAAGG AGCTGATTATCACCGCCGGTGGCGAGAACATCCCTCCTGTGCCCATCGAGGACGCATTGAAGAGCGAGGTGCCCATCCTCAGCAACGCCATGCTGCTCGGAGACAAGCTCAAGTTCCTCTCCATGCTGCTCACTCTCAAA tGCGTCGTGGACGACAATGGCGATCCCACAGATGAGCTGAGCCCAGAGGCTTTGGACTTCTGCCAGCAGAATGGCATTACAGCGACCAAGGTGTCAGAGATCATAGCCAATAAGGAGCCAGCTATCTACAAAGCCATCCAGGAGGGCGTGGAGCGTGTCAACGCCAGAGCAACGTCCAATGCCCAGAGGGTCCAGAAGTGGGTCATACTGGAGCGAGACTTCTCTATCGGTGGTGGAGAACTGG GACCCACCTTGAAACTGAGGAGGCCCATTGTTGTGAAGATGTACcaggagaaaataaatgatatatATGCAGTGGCAAAACAGTAG
- the hint2 gene encoding histidine triad nucleotide-binding protein 2, mitochondrial isoform X1, protein MYFRQVLRTVVVGTRTAHLNRLHRVCRAEVAALKINRLILTNIFISLAAAEHFDNNCPTSPGGGSGKPTLPCHQQRPLCTKSDEVRLAEEASKKYGSPAPTIFSKVIDKSIPADIIYEDEKCLAFRDISPQAPVHFLVIPRVPIPRISEAKDGDAELLGHLLVVAKNVAKQESLNEGYRVVINDGKHGSQSVYHLHVHVLGGRQMTWPPG, encoded by the exons atgTATTTTCGTCAGGTTCTGCGGACGGTGGTCGTCGGGACCAGAACGGCTCACCTCAACCGCTTGCACCGTGTTTGTCGAGCCGAGGTAGCTGCTCTAAAAATAAACCGTCTTATTctcacaaacatttttatttcgTTAGCTGCTGCAGAACATTTTGACAACAACTGTCCCACCAGCCCTGGTGGTGGTTCTGGGAAACCTACACTGCCCTGCCACCAACAG AGACCACTGTGCACCAAAAGCGACGAGGTGAGGCTGGCAGAGGAGGCCAGCAAGAAGTATGGCTCCCCGGCCCCAACCATCTTCTCCAAAGTGATTGACAAAAGCATCCCTGCAGATATTATTTATGAAGACGAGAAG TGTTTGGCATTCAGGGATATCAGCCCACAGGCCCCTGTTCATTTCCTGGTCATTCCAAGGGTCCCTATTCCCAGAATAAGTGAGGCCAAAGATGGTGATGCAGAG CTATTAGGACATTTGTTGGTCGTCGCCAAAAATGTGGCAAAGCAAGAGTCTCTAAATGAGGGATACAGAGTGG tgatCAACGATGGAAAGCACGGCTCTCAGTCAGTTTACCACCTTCACGTCCACGTCCTGGGAGGAAGACAGATGACGTGGCCACCGGGATAA
- the hint2 gene encoding histidine triad nucleotide-binding protein 2, mitochondrial isoform X2, with protein sequence MYFRQVLRTVVVGTRTAHLNRLHRVCRAERPLCTKSDEVRLAEEASKKYGSPAPTIFSKVIDKSIPADIIYEDEKCLAFRDISPQAPVHFLVIPRVPIPRISEAKDGDAELLGHLLVVAKNVAKQESLNEGYRVVINDGKHGSQSVYHLHVHVLGGRQMTWPPG encoded by the exons atgTATTTTCGTCAGGTTCTGCGGACGGTGGTCGTCGGGACCAGAACGGCTCACCTCAACCGCTTGCACCGTGTTTGTCGAGCCGAG AGACCACTGTGCACCAAAAGCGACGAGGTGAGGCTGGCAGAGGAGGCCAGCAAGAAGTATGGCTCCCCGGCCCCAACCATCTTCTCCAAAGTGATTGACAAAAGCATCCCTGCAGATATTATTTATGAAGACGAGAAG TGTTTGGCATTCAGGGATATCAGCCCACAGGCCCCTGTTCATTTCCTGGTCATTCCAAGGGTCCCTATTCCCAGAATAAGTGAGGCCAAAGATGGTGATGCAGAG CTATTAGGACATTTGTTGGTCGTCGCCAAAAATGTGGCAAAGCAAGAGTCTCTAAATGAGGGATACAGAGTGG tgatCAACGATGGAAAGCACGGCTCTCAGTCAGTTTACCACCTTCACGTCCACGTCCTGGGAGGAAGACAGATGACGTGGCCACCGGGATAA
- the mrps30 gene encoding 39S ribosomal protein S30, mitochondrial — translation MAAHRRLPLLFHKSLPSFSNQKLVHTEAVVQEPAYPPIIPSLTAKSKSARRRQVEEQVQKICASPLEEKISLVTRIQRMKFVVYPQTWARNADRWYQHFTKTAYIPGLPEKFTLGVKKTAGEESSPPAAAQATVPGIENDAFADIRSMITRVILQEHWHMKKRKPFLYRYQEQMVGPLLRNLVTGLTYTLAKYNPLFLLSSLDINPQVNFYWRRGQRIIPKGHRRGRQEPTRFQIDDHPHSQIRITQQLPQFTPLEASYAAEVPEITLAPNVMPLFRRQYDNNIFTGSKLPDPACYGHTQFHLVPDRYHRDRMALHQQSDQVELFLRANGLASLFAWTGAQAMYQGFWNHEDVTRPFVSQAVITDGQFFSFFCYQLNTVALSVETDANNPRKNLLWGTESLQLYESVKDGEVVGLNDDVIKLLVQFLMNQP, via the exons ATGGCGGCTCACAGACGGCTGCCCTTGCTGTTCCACAAAAGCCTGCCTTCCTTTAGTAACCAAAAGCTTGTCCACACCGAGGCTGTGGTCCAGGAGCCCGCGTATCCCCCCATCATTCCCTCTCTCACGGCTAAAAGTAAATCTGCCCGGCGGCGACAGGTTGAGGAACAAGTACAAAAGATATGTGCCTCCCCTCTGGAAGAGAAGATCTCCCTCGTCACTCGCATACAGCGGATGAAATTTGTGGTTTACCCTCAAACGTGGGCACGGAACGCAGACAGATGGTACCAGCACTTTACCAAGACCGCGTATATCCCGGGCCTGCCCGAGAAATTCACACTAGGCGTGAAGAAGACCGCGGGCGAGGAGAGCTCGCCGCCAGCCGCAGCTCAAGCCACAGTACCGGGGATTGAAAATGATGCGTTCGCGGACATCCGCTCCATGATCACTCGTGTGATTTTGCAGGAGCACTGGCACATGAAGAAACGCAAACCTTTCCTGTACAGATATCAGGAGCAGATGGTTGGACCTTTACTGAGAAACCTGGTGACTGGACTCACCTACACACTGGCCAAATACAAtcctctgttcctcctctccagtcTAG ATATTAATCCCCAGGTGAACTTTTAttggaggagaggacagaggatcATCCCAAAGGGGCACCGGAGAGGCCGTCAAGAGCCAACCAGGTTCCAGATTGATGACCACCCACACAGCCAGATTAGGATAACTCAACAGCTGCCACAG TTCACCCCGCTGGAAGCCTCCTATGCAGCTGAAGTTCCAGAGATCACATTAGCTCCCAACGTGATGCCTCTGTTCAGAAGACAGTATGACAACAATATTTTTACAG GTTCCAAGCTGCCAGACCCAGCATGCTATGGTCACACCCAGTTCCACCTGGTGCCTGACCGATACCACAGAGACCGGATGGCTTTGCACCAGCAGTCTGATCAGGTGGAGCTCTTCCTCAGAGCCAATGGACTTGCCAGCCTCTTTGCCTGGACAGGAGCTCAGGCCATGTACCAGG GTTTCTGGAACCACGAGGATGTCACCAGGCCTTTCGTGTCCCAGGCTGTGATCACAGACGGCcagttcttctccttcttctgctACCAGCTCAACACAGTGGCTCTCTCTGTGGAGACGGACGCCAACAACCCCAGAAAAAACCTCCTGTGGGGCACTGAGAGCCTGCAACTGTACGAGAGCGTGAAGGATGGAGAGGTTGTGGGTCTGAACGACGACGTCATCAAGCTTCTGGTTCAGTTCCTCATGAACCAGCcgtag
- the emb gene encoding embigin, protein MSASCKQLLFQVLLLLISCRHINTKSPGPTPPPLVPISPLLTLERSVVFKGVNHTEKIELLNPVSITLECTWTGNHNKLPNITGFWTKDEHEIENSRLTVQLDNEQYNLKRVFNIVSEENLGNYSCVFGSEAKIDYVLAAPQIGEVRDKPIVSYVGDSVVIPCKLEETKPKPNSWNWYRANGTDKEQILPAAEPHRYEIKSEERETKLLVHNLTEADSGMYYCGAVYAISTAMGHVKLKVITFQEPLKPFIAIVLEVIVLVAAILLYERSQSKKNYTAGNGTNDQTDTLTQGENNGSEGSSSMRQRKV, encoded by the exons ATGTCAGCCTCCTGCAAGCAGCTCTTGTTTCAGGTCCTCCTGCTTCTCATCTCCTGCAGACACATCAATACAA AATCACCTGGCCCAACGCCCCCGCCACTGGTTCCCATCAGCCCCCTGCTCACACTTGAAAGGAGCGTTGTCTTCAAAG GCGTAAATCACACGGAGAAAATTGAACTGCTGAACCCCGTCAGTATCACACTGGAGTGTACCTGGACCGGCAATCACAACAAACTGCCAAACATAACTGGGTTCTGGACAAAAGACGAGCATGAAATTGAGAACAGCCGCCTCACAGTGCAGCTGGACAATGAGCAGTATAATCTCAAACGAGT GTTCAACATTGTCAGTGAAGAAAACCTTGGAAATTACTCGTGCGTGTTTGGGAGTGAAGCCAAAATAGACTATGTTTTGGCAG CTCCACAGATTGGTGAGGTGCGAGATAAGCCGATAGTCAGCTATGTGGGCGACTCTGTGGTAATTCCATGCAAACTGGAGGAAACCAAACCGAAGCCCAACTCCTGGAACTGGTATAGAGCGAATGGAACAGACAAG GAGCAGATTTTGCCTGCTGCAGAGCCTCACCGCTATGAAATCAAAAGTGAAGAGAGGGAGACCAAACTGCTCGTGCACAACCTGACAGAGGCAGACTCTGGCATGTATTACTGCGGCGCAGTGTACGCCATCAGCACCGCGATGGGCCACGTGAAGCTGAAG GTCATCACCTTCCAAGAGCCCCTGAAGCCCTTCATAGCCATCGTGCTCGAAGTGATCGTCCTGGTCGCCGCCATTCTGCTCTACGAGAGAAGTCAGTCCAAGAAAAACTACACGGCAG GAAATGGGACGAATGACCAAACTGACACACT GACACAGGGAGAAAATAACGGATCAGAGGGAAGTTCATCAATGAGACAACGGAAAGTTTAA
- the malt1 gene encoding mucosa-associated lymphoid tissue lymphoma translocation protein 1 isoform X1, whose protein sequence is MSDSLDRSTKINLFREHVVKKLCEVLDKSSNKGWRKLGEIVGNDRRFKVSSDDMEMCSLKVLQLEGSPSRMLLRLMGERGCTAGHLIDYLQTLGNSEALQCLKPSALQILIQPQSVALIAGHNLRLSCHALGKSPVQYQWFKTKEEVPNSLSPDLVISPVHLKDAGFYICRVNCGDAFEFSQWAQVDVLDVAMPYGQSYHSLEGRLKLVIQPQSQRLNVGENLQLECGAVGRPIPRYQWHRNGAPVLNATKRKLTIPHAMQDQHGRYRCEITSSTERMWTNEVDVVIAPRISVQFSEAMECSEDDVYAIGGGSSEFFLNSIPEQLYATDKVALLIGNLSYQNHPQLKAPMVDVYDLTNLLRQLNFQVVSLLDLTESEMRNAVDEFLLLLHRGVYGLLYYAGHGYENYGNSFMVPVDAPNPYRSANCLCVQSILKLMQEKETGLNVFLLDMCRKRNIHDDSTPNIVLRVTANIVFGYATCQDAEAFELSSSGFANGVFVKFLKKRLLDDEKITVVLDRVAEDMGQFDATKGKQALEIRSSLSERRALTDPILPGDSADLAHAHSRQWAKAHELPESMCLNFDCGAQIKLGFAAEFSNVLVIYTHIIKNPEDMSFCQAHVTDFSQDLDVDPKEMNRETPEETGIYFLSSSLPQHCLYTRVSSLQKLREELVFTVCLQGTFIAMDDGPVHWTKSINIGKPLIARLDLHRAMRRNSCMQTCLMPHSPSHSPCHSPGPEHRLHLHHGLHQTQDYSRLSPQHHYLDVYERLQGAVGGCGDSHYDNLSRHEPAYDSAGGLSSSPGRLSIPIEASDDINELQTVFMNSLQLQQP, encoded by the exons ATGTCGGATTCTTTGGACCGGTCCACGAAGATCAACTTGTTCAGGGAGCATGTAGTGAAGAAGCTCTGTGAGGTGTTGGACAAATCCAGCAATAAAGGATGGCGAAAACTTGGCGAGATTGTCGGCAATGACCGACGGTTCAAAGTCAG CTCAGACGACATGGAGATGTGCTCTCTGAAGGTGTTGCAGCTGGAGGGCAGCCCAAGCCGCATgttgctgaggctgatgggagagCGAGGCTGCACCGCAGGTCACCTGATTGACTACCTCCAGACTCTGGGCAACTCAGAGGCCCTGCAGTGCCTGAAGCCATCAG CCTTGCAGATCCTCATTCAGCCCCAGTCTGTAGCTCTTATAGCTGGCCACAATCTGCGCCTCAGCTGCCATGCTTTGGGCAAATCTCCAGTACAGTACCAGTGGTTCAAGACCAAGGAAGAG GTGCCAAACAGCCTCTCTCCGGACCTGGTGATAAGTCCAGTCCATCTGAAGGACGCTGGCTTTTACATCTGCAGGGTCAACTGTGGAGATGCTTTTGAATTCAGCCAGTGGGCTCAGGTGGATGTCCTGGATGTGGCCATGCCTTATG GCCAGAGTTATCATTCTTTAGAAGGTCGGCTGAAGTTGGTGATCCAGCCTCAGTCGCAGCGGCTAAATGTTGGGGAAAACCTGCAGCTGGAGTGTGGAGCTGTGGGACGGCCGATCCCTCGATACCAGTGGCACAGAAATGGAGCCCCGGTCCTCAACGCCACAAAGAGGAAACTCACG ATTCCTCACGCAATGCAGGATCAGCATGGCAGGTATCGCTGCGAGATcaccagcagcactgagagaATGTGGACCAATGAAGTTGACGTTGTGATAG CACCAAGGATATCTGTGCAGTTTTCAGAGGCAATGGAGTGCTCAGAAG ATGATGTTTACGCCATTGGAGGAG GTTCCAGTGAATTCTTCCTGAATAGTATTCCAGAACAACTTTATG CGACTGACAAAGTGGCCCTGCTGATCGGCAATCTGTCTTACCAGAACCACCCGCAGCTCAAAGCTCCCATGGTGGACGTGTACGACCTCACCAACCTCCTGCGGCAGCTCAACTTCCAGGTGGTTTCACTGCTGGATCTCACAGAGTCAGAGATGAGAAACGCTGTCGATGAGTTCCTGTTGCTGCTTCACAGAGGAGTCTATG GTCTGCTGTACTATGCTGGTCATGGATATGAGAACTATGGTAACAGTTTCATGGTGCCAGTGGACGCACCAAACCCGTACCGGTCAGCAAACTGTTTATGTGTGCAGAGCATCCTTAAACTGATGCAGGAGAAGGAGACTGGCCTCAATGTGTTCCTGCTGGACATGTGCAGGAAGAG GAATATTCATGATGACAGCACTCCAAACATCGTCCTGAGGGTTACGGCCAACATTGTCTTTGGATATGCTAC GTGTCAAGATGCTGAGGCCTTCGAGCTGAGCTCCAGTGGCTTTGCCAACGGGGTGTTTGTCAAGTTTTTGAAGAAGCGACTGCTAGATGACGAGAAGATAACCGTGGTGCTGGACAGAGTcgcagagg ACATGGGTCAGTTTGATGCTACGAAGGGGAAGCAGGCTCTGGAGATTCGCAGTAgtctgtcagagaggagagctCTGACCGATCCTATTCTGCCCGGCGACAGCGCCGATCTCGCTCACGCTCACAGCCGCCAGTGGGCAAAGGCTCACG AGCTTCCTGAAAGCATGTGTCTCAACTTTGACTGTGGGGCTCAGATAAAGTTGGGCTTCGCTGCAGAGTTCTCCAACGTGCTCGTCATTTACACTCACATCATTAAGAATCCCGAGGACATGTCCTTCTGCCAGGCTCACGTCACTGACTTCTCACAG GACCTTGATGTGGATCCTAAAGAGATGAACAGAGAGACTCCAGAGGAGACGGGGATCTACTTTCTGTCCAGCAGCCTGCCGCAGCACTGTCTTTACACCAGAGTCAGCTCACTGCAGAAGCTCAGG GAGGAGCTGGTCTTCACCGTGTGCCTTCAGGGCACCTTCATCGCCATGGATGACGGTCCCGTCCACTGGACCAAAAGCATCAACATCGGCAAGCCGCTGATCGCTCGACTGGACCTGCACCGGGCCATGCGGCGTAATAGCTGTATGCAGACCTGCCTGATGCCGCACAGCCCGTCCCACAGCCCCTGCCACAGCCCCGGGCCCGAACACCGCCTTCACCTTCATCATGGGCTGCACCAAACACAGGACTACAGCCGGCTGTCGCCACAGCACCACTACCTTGACGTCTACGAGCGTCTTCAGGGTGCAGTGGGTGGCTGTGGGGATTCCCACTATGACAACCTGTCTCGCCATGAACCTGCATACGACTCAGCTGGTGGGCTTTCAAGCTCACCAGGCAGGCTCAGCATCCCTATAGAGGCCAGTGACGACATCAACGAGCTGCAGACTGTGTTCATGaacagtctgcagcttcagcagccgTGA
- the malt1 gene encoding mucosa-associated lymphoid tissue lymphoma translocation protein 1 isoform X2 — MSDSLDRSTKINLFREHVVKKLCEVLDKSSNKGWRKLGEIVGNDRRFKVSSDDMEMCSLKVLQLEGSPSRMLLRLMGERGCTAGHLIDYLQTLGNSEALQCLKPSALQILIQPQSVALIAGHNLRLSCHALGKSPVQYQWFKTKEEVPNSLSPDLVISPVHLKDAGFYICRVNCGDAFEFSQWAQVDVLDVAMPYGQSYHSLEGRLKLVIQPQSQRLNVGENLQLECGAVGRPIPRYQWHRNGAPVLNATKRKLTIPHAMQDQHGRYRCEITSSTERMWTNEVDVVIDDVYAIGGGSSEFFLNSIPEQLYATDKVALLIGNLSYQNHPQLKAPMVDVYDLTNLLRQLNFQVVSLLDLTESEMRNAVDEFLLLLHRGVYGLLYYAGHGYENYGNSFMVPVDAPNPYRSANCLCVQSILKLMQEKETGLNVFLLDMCRKRNIHDDSTPNIVLRVTANIVFGYATCQDAEAFELSSSGFANGVFVKFLKKRLLDDEKITVVLDRVAEDMGQFDATKGKQALEIRSSLSERRALTDPILPGDSADLAHAHSRQWAKAHELPESMCLNFDCGAQIKLGFAAEFSNVLVIYTHIIKNPEDMSFCQAHVTDFSQDLDVDPKEMNRETPEETGIYFLSSSLPQHCLYTRVSSLQKLREELVFTVCLQGTFIAMDDGPVHWTKSINIGKPLIARLDLHRAMRRNSCMQTCLMPHSPSHSPCHSPGPEHRLHLHHGLHQTQDYSRLSPQHHYLDVYERLQGAVGGCGDSHYDNLSRHEPAYDSAGGLSSSPGRLSIPIEASDDINELQTVFMNSLQLQQP, encoded by the exons ATGTCGGATTCTTTGGACCGGTCCACGAAGATCAACTTGTTCAGGGAGCATGTAGTGAAGAAGCTCTGTGAGGTGTTGGACAAATCCAGCAATAAAGGATGGCGAAAACTTGGCGAGATTGTCGGCAATGACCGACGGTTCAAAGTCAG CTCAGACGACATGGAGATGTGCTCTCTGAAGGTGTTGCAGCTGGAGGGCAGCCCAAGCCGCATgttgctgaggctgatgggagagCGAGGCTGCACCGCAGGTCACCTGATTGACTACCTCCAGACTCTGGGCAACTCAGAGGCCCTGCAGTGCCTGAAGCCATCAG CCTTGCAGATCCTCATTCAGCCCCAGTCTGTAGCTCTTATAGCTGGCCACAATCTGCGCCTCAGCTGCCATGCTTTGGGCAAATCTCCAGTACAGTACCAGTGGTTCAAGACCAAGGAAGAG GTGCCAAACAGCCTCTCTCCGGACCTGGTGATAAGTCCAGTCCATCTGAAGGACGCTGGCTTTTACATCTGCAGGGTCAACTGTGGAGATGCTTTTGAATTCAGCCAGTGGGCTCAGGTGGATGTCCTGGATGTGGCCATGCCTTATG GCCAGAGTTATCATTCTTTAGAAGGTCGGCTGAAGTTGGTGATCCAGCCTCAGTCGCAGCGGCTAAATGTTGGGGAAAACCTGCAGCTGGAGTGTGGAGCTGTGGGACGGCCGATCCCTCGATACCAGTGGCACAGAAATGGAGCCCCGGTCCTCAACGCCACAAAGAGGAAACTCACG ATTCCTCACGCAATGCAGGATCAGCATGGCAGGTATCGCTGCGAGATcaccagcagcactgagagaATGTGGACCAATGAAGTTGACGTTGTGATAG ATGATGTTTACGCCATTGGAGGAG GTTCCAGTGAATTCTTCCTGAATAGTATTCCAGAACAACTTTATG CGACTGACAAAGTGGCCCTGCTGATCGGCAATCTGTCTTACCAGAACCACCCGCAGCTCAAAGCTCCCATGGTGGACGTGTACGACCTCACCAACCTCCTGCGGCAGCTCAACTTCCAGGTGGTTTCACTGCTGGATCTCACAGAGTCAGAGATGAGAAACGCTGTCGATGAGTTCCTGTTGCTGCTTCACAGAGGAGTCTATG GTCTGCTGTACTATGCTGGTCATGGATATGAGAACTATGGTAACAGTTTCATGGTGCCAGTGGACGCACCAAACCCGTACCGGTCAGCAAACTGTTTATGTGTGCAGAGCATCCTTAAACTGATGCAGGAGAAGGAGACTGGCCTCAATGTGTTCCTGCTGGACATGTGCAGGAAGAG GAATATTCATGATGACAGCACTCCAAACATCGTCCTGAGGGTTACGGCCAACATTGTCTTTGGATATGCTAC GTGTCAAGATGCTGAGGCCTTCGAGCTGAGCTCCAGTGGCTTTGCCAACGGGGTGTTTGTCAAGTTTTTGAAGAAGCGACTGCTAGATGACGAGAAGATAACCGTGGTGCTGGACAGAGTcgcagagg ACATGGGTCAGTTTGATGCTACGAAGGGGAAGCAGGCTCTGGAGATTCGCAGTAgtctgtcagagaggagagctCTGACCGATCCTATTCTGCCCGGCGACAGCGCCGATCTCGCTCACGCTCACAGCCGCCAGTGGGCAAAGGCTCACG AGCTTCCTGAAAGCATGTGTCTCAACTTTGACTGTGGGGCTCAGATAAAGTTGGGCTTCGCTGCAGAGTTCTCCAACGTGCTCGTCATTTACACTCACATCATTAAGAATCCCGAGGACATGTCCTTCTGCCAGGCTCACGTCACTGACTTCTCACAG GACCTTGATGTGGATCCTAAAGAGATGAACAGAGAGACTCCAGAGGAGACGGGGATCTACTTTCTGTCCAGCAGCCTGCCGCAGCACTGTCTTTACACCAGAGTCAGCTCACTGCAGAAGCTCAGG GAGGAGCTGGTCTTCACCGTGTGCCTTCAGGGCACCTTCATCGCCATGGATGACGGTCCCGTCCACTGGACCAAAAGCATCAACATCGGCAAGCCGCTGATCGCTCGACTGGACCTGCACCGGGCCATGCGGCGTAATAGCTGTATGCAGACCTGCCTGATGCCGCACAGCCCGTCCCACAGCCCCTGCCACAGCCCCGGGCCCGAACACCGCCTTCACCTTCATCATGGGCTGCACCAAACACAGGACTACAGCCGGCTGTCGCCACAGCACCACTACCTTGACGTCTACGAGCGTCTTCAGGGTGCAGTGGGTGGCTGTGGGGATTCCCACTATGACAACCTGTCTCGCCATGAACCTGCATACGACTCAGCTGGTGGGCTTTCAAGCTCACCAGGCAGGCTCAGCATCCCTATAGAGGCCAGTGACGACATCAACGAGCTGCAGACTGTGTTCATGaacagtctgcagcttcagcagccgTGA